The Corythoichthys intestinalis isolate RoL2023-P3 chromosome 1, ASM3026506v1, whole genome shotgun sequence genomic interval cacaATAAAAGCCGCTGCGCCTAACAAATgagatgtttttaaaaaaaaaaagtttttttattttttaaggccttttcaaactagcggcacccGAGTGTGAAGaattcagcggcaacctattcattgtgtgtattgtaatgttcgtaactatgcgTGGTCCCATTAGGACACGAtcggactgggaaaatgtgacGCAGGGGgaagcgagtaggaagaatgggagaatggatgagatagcgagagatagtggTCGCATGTCgtggcagcccgctgttattttgttactgtTTATCttcattattgttaccacaataaagtggctaagccaatacagacttctctccttcttccccatagccACGGGATTACAATAGTTtaaatcggacttttcggcgaagtgagcggtggacggccgtcttggacggaaagccaagtttgaatgaatttgcaatAGAGCGCTGGCGCGCTAACTTCGACAACGAGGGGCAGctgtacttatatctgtgctatcaggctgtttcggtgGACAGATATACGCAATTATGGCTGACGAAacgttgataaatgcgcttttttccccAAGTTTCGTGAGCTCTGGGACGCTCAAAAAATGACTCTcaaacctctccttgctaagttaatggttcctcgatgtgcgtttgtgtggaaatgtagttcatgaacaacgggaaaaaaatattcaccttctcactgaATCTAGTCAAACTCTTTACGAGGCTATTAGAATTTCCTTGAAATGGGTttttccattggcagtgtatcaaatacttgttctccccactgtatatatatatatatatattagggctgtcaaacgattaaaatttttaatcgagttaattacagcttaaaaattaattaatcgtaattaatcgcaattcaaaccatctctaaaatatgccatatttttatgtaaattattgttggaatggaaagataagacacacgacggatctatacatacaacatactgtacataagtactgtatttgtttattgtaataataaatccacagatggcattaacattctttctgttaaagtgatccacggatagaaagacttgtagttcttaaacgataaatgttatagttacaagttatagtacccaacccagcccatccctcctcccgcagcccagcaaaggagccatggcCCCCGCCGGGCCACCcatgcacccatcaaccggccttcagggatggcaggagaggATGCTATTATTCGGTTTTCGCTTCATCGTCCCTCCCCCGCCGTTGCAATTGTGAGAGAGAACTTCCGCATCATCTGTCATATTTCTATGGGAtctaagtcatggctcgtgcttgctttTTGATTTAGgatacggttaaacattttccttcttttttggggggaggggcaCGGACTTTCTCTAGCATGATTTTGATCACCAGCCAACATGACACGTCTGCTGCAGTGtaactcaaatcaacagaaaaaaaataatttctaaatatggaatgaccaacacatcatatttacatattaGTAACAGGCTTAAttcttttgaagtgggagtggaATGAACGACTGTTCATCCGCTAACACCCTTTTCAGGTCAAAGGGATTGGAcagctactagtgataaactgatTTAACTTCAGAGCAGAAGGATGCATATAGCTTGTTTTCCTGTTCATTATTTGTGAATATCGTAATATGAGTTCCTGACCGATATTTGTTGTGTCGACATATCGTGAAATCGCCGTTAACGCGAGCCTCGTATCGCAAGTCAGCTATGGGATTTTTGCCTTACAGTCGCAATCACCGATAGCAGTCAGATCAAAACAAGTCTAATATTGCATAAAAAGAATCATAATGTAGTAATATTACCTTCATTTTCTTTCGTTTTTCAGTTGTTTGTCGTGGCCTGGATTTCCTCTCCTCATCATCCACGTCTCGACTCTTTGGGCTTCGGCCAGTAGTATTTTGTCGCATCTTTAAGACAATTTTTAAGTCAAAGCAATCGGAATGCGTTAGCGTGTCTTGGCTAGCGAGCTAAGGTAGACAAAACTAAGTAAAGTAAGCCTGGGAAGTTTCAGCATTAAGCCAAACGACTTCCACTAAGCTTAAAGATGGGACGTTTTAGTCCCTTAAATTCTTACTTGGGGAGGTCTACTCACCCGGTGAAAAGACTTTAAAGAAACGCGTTTAGTTAGAAGAAGGGTATGCTTCAggaaagaactgcaagtctggcGAGGGTAAATGGACGTTGCGTCAAGTGAACCGGAAATAGAAACGTTCAGTCCCTGAAACGTCAGAGTAATACGTTGAAGCGTTTGAAACTAAACGTCTTTAAATCACTggattccaaaaatatttaaataatatgATAGCTGTATCGGAATTTGAGTCATAGCTAGCAATAACCCAATTTTGAAGGGTCAGAATTCCGTCCGTTAAAAGTTCGGTCTTGACGACTGGTTCCGCTGCACTTCTTCCATCAAGGAACATAACAATGAAGTCGTTCCATTTTAAAGCACTGAAGCTTCTCAGGCTAATCATTCAGTTAAGCCTTTTTTGCTAGCCATGAAACCTATTTATTCCAAAAGTccgtaaaaagaaaagtgcaaGGAAGAACTACTTCGAGGCGAAGGAACGGCAAAGAGAGGTCGCTGTTGGCAAGGTGCCTCCACTCAAAGCATGTCGTTTAATTTGactgataaataaaataatattatagtattattttatttgataaatatgtgtattcattttaattctATGAACCAAATGAAttgataaattaattaatacaaTGTGAATAAAAACTATTTATAACAgaggaagttaaaaaaaaaaaaaaaaaaaaaaatcacacattttTAAAGACCTGAACATGATGTTCCTGGAATCATGAGATGTTtcgggtctttcagcataaacATAAAAATCACACTTTAATCTTGCAAATGAGttgcaaaataaatagaaaatattgTCAAGACATTGATATGGTTAGAAATAaggattaaataataataataattcaaacaTTGCTTTTATCAAAGAATGCTCCCTTTATAACAATTACAGCTTTGCAGACCAATGACATACTagctgttaatttttttgaggTAATCTGGAGAAATTTCACTTTACGCTTCCAGAAGCACCTCCCACAAGTTGGATTGGCTTGATGGGCACTTCTTGTGTACCGTACGGTCAAGCTGCTCCCACAACAGCTCAATGGGTTAAAACTGTGCTGGCCACTTCGTTACAGATAGAATGCCAGCTGCCTGCTTCTTTCCTAAATAGTTCTTGCTTAATTTGGAGGTGTTCTTTGGTTCATTGTCatgttgtaaaatgaaattggCTCCAATCAAGCGTTGTCCACAGGGTATGGCATGGCgttgcaaaatggagtgatagACTTTCATAATTAAAATCCCATTGACCTTGTACAAATCTCCCACTTTACCAGCACCAAAACAACCCCAGACCCAaaattaatttgtgccggatcctgccggaacaagatccgccACCTCATGATTttagcctccctgtgttccgggacttattttggcagatccggcacctctcgtgcatagaaaataataatatgtggAGCGGCGATTCCCGAGGTTCGTCGTCGCTCCTACTACGTCCGGTTCTTCCTTCGAGGAGGtggtgtattaaaaaaaaaaaaaaagaggcctcGGATGGCTGTTGcatggagacttttattaactaAACAAAAACCAGCGGGGGACAGTCAGAAATTCAACAACGCGCCCTCTTGCTACTCTCCTTTCCGCTCCCCTTCTCTCGCCCTTACGCTTGACTACTTCTTCTTCTATGCCAAACtggcaatgccggtcacactGAAACGGGACAGCagccccttggggatgccggtaacaatgttgtttataaaaatttaacgtcatttgaaagacttGGACATTTGTTGATTCACGAAAagttggaccaacaaatcacacccctgacataaaaattaaaaaaaaaaaaaatgttggagaTTTGCAGCATTTAGGGATCAAACAGCCAGGATGAAACGGTATCTCAACATGCCAATAAgaaagttgcatttactgtccttTTTTGAAAAAGAAGGTAGATGGTTCAAAATGAGTAAGAACAGCTACACCAGATTAAAAGGCGGGAACCGCGACATCAGCTCGCTTACAGAAAGATTTAGAAGGAGAGGAGCAGGCACTGAGCGGAGAAGAATGTAGGACATCCACCAATAGGTCAGGGATGGGATGCACAACTGTTTGGACAGCAGCTCAGTTCAAGGTAAATGCAATAAAGTAGGCGACACcgttttgaattattttcaaattatttgcttACATGGGCCAATACAATAATTACAGCTGTTATTGGATAAATTATGATAAAAGTATAATGAATTAACGGATAAATATGTTGTAAACCACAGACGCAAGGAACGAATATATCGGCGTAGTGATACATTTGGTGATGAGGCCCTAGCCAAGTATAAATAATCCAGCCATGTTATATCGTGATTAATACACAACAACTAAACAATCAGAGAGCTTCCTCAAATCCACCcgttattataataaataataataaagggagatgtgttatttattgtaacttgattttttaaaatgttttacaagttagacctgttgagaaactattTGCTGACTCTGTACtgcaagtcccacctgtggttatgtggggaaTTTCCcgcgctgtgcagagtatagcctaaattatTGTAAATTGTTTGTCATAAcaattataccatggatattatctgaaattgaggcttgtaagtcccacagcatgtcaagtgggcatttgcgtgttgttttcagcaccattttctgcgtgcgTTCCGAGACCTGTGCCCATCtcatcatccctgcgctgtcatatgtactttgcgttccggcaccttttgatttacaaattaagccctGCCCAGACCATCACATTACCACGTTACAACGTTCACCATGGTTGACAGATGACATCAGGCACTCTTCCAGCATCTTTTCAGTTGTTCTGCATCTCACAAATGTTCTTCTCTTTGATCTAAAGTCCAAACACCTCAAATTATGATTCGTCTGTCCATAACACTTTTATCCAATCTTCCTCTGTCCAATGTCTGTGTTCTTTTGCCAATATAATTGTTTCCTTTTATTAGCCTGTCTCAGATGTGCCTTTTTTGCCACGCTGCCCTGAAAGCCAGCATCCCGGAGTCGTCTCTTCAATGTCGACATTggtccctttaagtaccccaatgTACGcaccaaatctcaaaataactatccaaaaacatttattatacgCCATTGTACCATCCTCGCCAtgatgttggagctaagtcaGAGCTAGACAtcaagctaagctccgaaatgaagatgacagacgtccgtgtggtttgctaactttattcagctgctcacgacaacaacacttgcagaatgaaactaaaataaaaatattaaatctgtttcatcttcaataccaGCAAGCCAGCGATAGCAACCCACACAAATTATTagaatgtatcagttagcgtcagcacttcatcaaaaacaatcacatcaactcgccccaagtatttgaccacaatataaaaagcacaataaacagtacaaaagtgtTAAATATACATGTTGCCTCCGTGGATGCTTCAGAAGCaagaaatgtgcgcgcaggcttgaAGGCTTTCCCTTTTCTCTTGGCTGCGCGGCGACCAAATTCGTGCTTCTTCGTGtagaaaaatacagtggggcaaataagtatttagtcaaccaccaattgtgcaagttctcctacttgaaaagattagagaggcatgtaattttcaacatgggtaaacctaaaccatgagagacagaatgtgataaaaataaaaacagaaaatcacattgtttgatttttaaagaatttatttccaaattgaagtggaaaataagtgtttggtcacctacaaacaagcaagatttctggctgtcaaagaggtctaacgagcctccacttgttacctgttttaactcattatcggtataaaagacacctgtccacaatctcagtcagtcacactccaaactccactatggccaagaccaaaaatctgtcgaaggacaccagagacaaaattgtagacctgcaccaggctgggaagactgaatctgcaataggtaaaacgctcggtgtaaaaaaatcaactgtgggagcaattattagtaaatggaagacatacaagaccactgataatctccctcaatctggggctccatgcaagatctcaccccgtggcgtcaaaatgataagaacgatgagcaaaattcccagaaccacacggggggacctactgaatgacctacagagagctgggaccacagtaacaaaggctactatcaataacacaatgcaccgccagggactcaaatcctgcactgccagacgtgtccccctgctgaagccagtacacgtccaagcccgtctgcggttcgctagagagcatttggatgatccaaaagaggactgggagaatgtgttatggtcagatgaaaccaaaatagaatagaatagaatagaacgcctttattgtcattacacaaagtgtCATGAGATTCAAAGCTGCCCAATAGAGtgcgcacgcgcacacacacgcacacacgcacacacacacacacacacacacacacacacacacacacacacacacaaacaaaatggattaaaaagtatgtacacaataaaaacaccataaaaagacttgtaaagGTGGTCCTCTTATAGTATAGGTAAGGTGATAACAGCAGTCAGTAATgaggaaacacaggttctcgtttttggaggagaaagaatactgaattacatctgaagaacaacatacccactgtgaagcatggggtggaaaccgcatgctttggggctgtttttctgcaaagggaccaggacgactaatctatgtaaaggaaagaatgaatggggccatgtatttagagattttgagtgcaaatctccttccatcagcaagggcattgaagatgagacgtggctgggtctttcagcatgacaatgatcccaaacacacagccagggcaacaaaatagtggcttcgtaagaagcatttcaaggtcctggagacgcctagccagtctccagatctcaaccccaatagaaaatctgtggagggagttgaaagtccgtgttgcccgacgacagccccaaaacaacactgctctagaggagatctgcatggaggaatggggcaaaatacaagcaacagtgtgtgaaaagcttgtgaagagtcacagaaaacgtttagccttcgttattgccaacaaagggtgcataacaaacTACTGAaacgaacttttggtattgaccaaatacttattttccaccatgatttgcaaataaaatctttaaaaatcaaacaatgtgattttctggatttccccccccacattctgtctctcatggttgaggtttacccatgttgacaattacaggcctctctaatattttcaagtgcacttgcacaattagtggttgactaaaaacttatttgccccactgcacgtTCTTCGTCATGTGTAGATGCGCCCTTACACGCGTGCCattagtactacctgctctatggTTCCTGTGCCTAAATAAATGCTTGCATCACAAAGCAAAAGTCACCgttatttaagaaaaacaaacaaacaaacaaacaaaaaaccgaGACTGTAAAGTCGAAATTACACAagccgggtacgtcgtaacccagggattaCCTGTATTGGATAGTTGTGAAAAAGAACAGGACTTGCAAAATCGTTTCAACAACTTTTTGAAGAGACACAAGGGAAACAAAATAAGGACATTGAAAGGCTTTGTTTACTGTAAATGTGTTGCAGGAATCTGAATATCTTGTCACACACTATAATCCAAAGTTATTTCCCcactgtgggttcttgtgtgcgaTACTAAATATCCCTTCTGAGcgtatcttttaccacaaagtgagcaggtAAACCGTTTCCCTCCAGTGTGTGTTGATGCGTGTCTGATTAAAGCTCCCTTCTGACTGAATCTTTTatgacaaactgagcagggaaaaggcttttctccagtgtgtgtgcgtgtgtgtgtgtttaaatttcccttccgggtgaatcttttaccacaatatgtgcagacaaaaggcttttctctagTGTGTGTACGCTGATGATTTTCTAAATCAGTCTTCGAAGAAAATCTTTTCTCGCAAACTGAACAGGGAAAAGGCTTTCCTCCAGTGTGAatgcttgtgtgtttgtttaaatgtCCCTTctcagtgaatcttttaccacaacatgtacagacaaaaggcttttccccAGTGTGTGTTCGTGTGTGTCTTTCTAAAAGATTCTTCTGAGTAAATCTTTTCTCACAAAGTGAGCAGCCAAATGGTTTCTCTCCGGTGTGTGTTGTTGCGTGTCTGGTTAAAGATCCCTTCAGACGGAATCTTTTATGACAAACTGAACAGGGAAAAGGCTTTTCTTCAGTGTGTGTGATTGCGTGTCTGTTTAAATTTCCCTTCTcgctgaatcttttaccacaacatgtgcagacaaaaggcttttctccagtgtgtgtccgCTGATGGCTTTTTAAAGAAGTCTTCAAAGAAAATCTTTTCTcgcaaactgagcagggaaaaggtttcCCAACCAAGCATTCTTTCGTCTCTGTTTTCAGTGTTGACTTGTTTAAGGATTTTGAATCATTTGGGTTAAAGTCAACATCCTCCTCATCAGTGT includes:
- the LOC130915759 gene encoding gastrula zinc finger protein XlCGF57.1-like isoform X2, which translates into the protein MPTQSQTSKSMRRGNSGHDEQLQKKMRCHAEVTVEDLPHEKHGALHVKQESVMLYIKQEAAPEKLSIKEEEQEDEIPKFPMSVSLKSEKDEGPSDAAKPSSDCSFQHLTTKGEGQSQSDGVLAPLSDSGDVTSYSSDFNTDEEDVDFNPNDSKSLNKSTLKTETKECLVGKPFPCSVCEKRFSLKTSLKSHQRTHTGEKPFVCTCCGKRFSEKGNLNRHAITHTEEKPFPCSVCHKRFRLKGSLTRHATTHTGEKPFGCSLCEKRFTQKNLLERHTRTHTGEKPFVCTCCGKRFTEKGHLNKHTSIHTGGKPFPCSVCEKRFSSKTDLENHQRTHTREKPFVCTYCGKRFTRKGNLNTHTRTHTGEKPFPCSVCHKRFSQKGALIRHASTHTGGKRFTCSLCGKRYAQKGYLVSHTRTHSGEITLDYSV